The Trichosurus vulpecula isolate mTriVul1 chromosome 3, mTriVul1.pri, whole genome shotgun sequence genome includes a window with the following:
- the LOC118840940 gene encoding E3 ubiquitin-protein ligase RNF166-like — MRLHISSCMKVQEQMANCPKFVPLVPTIQPIPSNIPNRSTFVCLYCGAHNLAQQELVKHCMENHCNDPNQVVCPICSAMPWSDPSYKSANFLQHLLHQHKFSYDTFVDYNID; from the coding sequence ATGAGGTTGCACATTTCTTCCTGCATGAAGGTCCAGGAGCAGATGGCCAACTGTCCCAAGTTTGTCCCTTTAGTGCCAACAATCCAGCCCATTCCCAGCAATATCCCAAACAGATCCACCTTTGTGTGTCTCTACTGTGGAGCCCACAATCTGGCCCAGCAGGAGCTGGTAAAACACTGCATGGAGAATCACTGCAATGACCCCAACCAAGTGGTCTGCCCCATCTGTTCAGCCATGCCCTGGAGCGACCCTAGCTACAAGAGTGCCAACTTCCTGCAGCACCTCCTCCATCAACACAAATTCTCCTATGACACCTTTGTGGACTACAACATCGACTAA